In the genome of Pseudomonas sp. LBUM920, one region contains:
- a CDS encoding LysR family transcriptional regulator, producing MDKLNAMAIFVRVIERGSFSAVAREMQTTQPTISKVLRALERELGGKLIARSTRHLSLTDEGQRYYHHCREILTAVDAAEHSFQTGRETIAGPLRVGSSVSFGRLHIASRLSGFLQHYPDVQVDLQLSDQLQDLVSEGLDVTLRIGELRDSGLIARQIGITHRVTVASPAYLARHPAPLTPQALTQHNCLLFNLLSSQNQWIYEKDGARHTVRITGNAQSNNSEAVREMVLTGLGIALSPLWLFADDLIAGRVVAVLQDYTPLSLPIYAVSAPNRRQSARVKAFVDYMADALAQAPELQPIK from the coding sequence ATGGACAAACTCAATGCAATGGCAATATTCGTTCGCGTGATCGAACGCGGCAGCTTTTCCGCCGTCGCCCGGGAAATGCAGACCACTCAGCCGACCATCAGCAAAGTACTGCGCGCCCTGGAACGCGAACTGGGCGGCAAGCTGATTGCCCGCAGCACTCGCCACTTGTCTCTGACTGACGAAGGTCAACGCTACTACCACCACTGCCGTGAAATTCTCACAGCCGTCGATGCGGCGGAACACAGCTTCCAGACCGGCAGAGAAACCATCGCCGGCCCGTTGCGCGTCGGCTCTTCGGTGAGCTTTGGCCGCCTGCATATCGCCTCGCGGCTGAGCGGTTTCCTGCAGCACTACCCTGACGTGCAAGTCGACCTGCAACTCAGCGATCAACTTCAGGACCTGGTCAGCGAAGGTCTGGACGTAACCCTGCGCATCGGCGAGCTGCGCGACAGCGGCTTGATTGCGCGGCAGATCGGCATCACCCACCGTGTCACCGTAGCCAGCCCGGCGTACCTGGCGCGGCACCCCGCCCCGCTCACCCCGCAAGCGCTCACGCAGCACAACTGCCTGCTGTTCAACCTGCTGAGCAGCCAGAATCAATGGATCTATGAGAAGGACGGCGCGCGACATACGGTGCGCATCACCGGCAACGCCCAGAGTAATAATTCCGAGGCGGTGCGCGAGATGGTGCTAACGGGGCTCGGCATTGCGCTGTCGCCCCTGTGGCTGTTCGCTGACGACTTGATAGCCGGCCGCGTGGTTGCGGTGTTGCAGGACTACACCCCGCTGTCACTGCCCATTTACGCGGTCTCGGCGCCCAATCGCCGCCAGTCGGCCCGGGTCAAGGCGTTCGTCGACTATATGGCCGACGCCCTGGCCCAGGCGCCCGAACTGCAACCGATCAAATAG
- a CDS encoding SDR family oxidoreductase gives MTENNKIVLVVGAGDATGGAIAKRFAREGYVACVTRRSADKLQPLVDSIQAAGGQAHGFACDARKEDEVIALIEQIESELGPIEAFVFNIGANVPCSILEETARKYFKIWEMACFSGFLNAREVAKRMVTRNRGTILFTGATAGLRGAAGFAAFAGAKHGIRALAQSMSRELGPRNIHVAHVVVDGAIDTDFIRDNFPQKYALKDQDGILNPEHIADNYWYLHSQPRDAWTFELDLRPWNEPW, from the coding sequence ATGACAGAAAACAACAAAATCGTATTGGTAGTGGGTGCCGGTGACGCCACCGGCGGCGCCATTGCCAAGCGCTTCGCGCGCGAAGGCTACGTGGCCTGCGTCACCCGCCGCAGCGCGGACAAGCTGCAGCCCTTGGTCGACAGCATCCAGGCGGCCGGTGGCCAAGCCCACGGCTTTGCCTGTGATGCACGCAAGGAAGACGAGGTCATCGCGCTGATCGAACAGATCGAAAGCGAGTTAGGCCCGATCGAAGCGTTCGTCTTCAATATCGGCGCCAACGTGCCTTGCAGCATCCTCGAAGAAACCGCGCGCAAGTACTTCAAGATCTGGGAGATGGCCTGCTTCTCCGGCTTCCTGAATGCGCGCGAAGTGGCCAAGCGCATGGTCACCCGCAACCGCGGCACCATCCTGTTTACCGGCGCGACCGCGGGCTTGCGCGGCGCTGCGGGTTTCGCTGCATTTGCCGGCGCCAAGCACGGCATTCGCGCACTCGCACAGAGCATGTCGCGAGAGCTGGGCCCCAGGAATATCCATGTCGCCCACGTAGTGGTCGACGGCGCCATCGACACCGACTTCATTCGCGACAACTTCCCGCAAAAATACGCCCTGAAGGATCAGGACGGCATCCTCAACCCCGAACACATCGCCGACAACTATTGGTACCTGCACAGCCAGCCGCGCGACGCCTGGACGTTCGAACTGGACCTGCGCCCCTGGAATGAACCCTGGTAA
- a CDS encoding GFA family protein: MTDPLNGSCFCKAVCYQVDSLDMPISHCHCDSCRKVHAAAFVATAGVMREHFRWTQGEALLSSLESSPGKFRHFCSRCGSHLMAERKHQPHVIVRVATLDDDPGVRPTSHIWTAHDVPWLAYQGVEHRDEWKV; encoded by the coding sequence ATGACTGACCCGTTGAATGGAAGTTGCTTCTGCAAAGCCGTGTGCTACCAAGTGGACAGCCTGGACATGCCCATCAGCCACTGCCACTGCGACAGCTGCCGCAAAGTGCATGCAGCAGCGTTCGTGGCCACGGCCGGGGTGATGCGCGAACATTTCCGTTGGACGCAGGGCGAAGCGCTGCTGTCATCGCTTGAATCGTCGCCGGGCAAATTCAGGCATTTCTGCTCGCGATGTGGCTCACATCTGATGGCGGAGCGTAAGCATCAGCCCCACGTGATTGTGCGAGTGGCGACGCTGGATGATGATCCGGGCGTGCGGCCCACCTCGCACATCTGGACGGCCCATGACGTGCCCTGGCTCGCCTATCAAGGTGTAGAGCACCGGGACGAGTGGAAGGTCTGA
- a CDS encoding 2-hydroxychromene-2-carboxylate isomerase, with protein MSKTLEFFFDLGSPATYLAYTQLPALCAATGATLVYQPMLLGGVFKATGNASPITVPAKGRYLFNDLARYAQRYNVTLKFNPHFPINTLMLMRAVTGMQLHQPERFQGFIDCLFRALWVEGRNMGDPAVVAAVLTEAGFNPEEVLALANDESVKAALKDNTEQAVQRGVFGAPSMFVGNQLFFGQDRLDFVREALS; from the coding sequence ATGAGTAAAACCCTGGAATTCTTCTTTGACCTCGGCAGTCCCGCCACTTACCTGGCCTACACCCAACTGCCTGCCCTGTGCGCTGCAACCGGCGCGACCCTGGTGTACCAGCCGATGCTGCTCGGAGGCGTGTTCAAAGCCACGGGCAATGCATCCCCCATCACCGTGCCGGCCAAGGGCCGGTACCTGTTTAACGATCTGGCGCGGTATGCCCAGCGCTACAACGTGACGCTCAAGTTCAACCCGCACTTCCCCATCAATACCCTGATGCTGATGCGCGCAGTGACCGGCATGCAGCTTCACCAGCCCGAGCGCTTCCAGGGCTTCATCGACTGCCTGTTCCGCGCCCTCTGGGTCGAAGGTCGGAATATGGGCGACCCCGCTGTGGTGGCCGCGGTGTTGACCGAAGCCGGTTTCAACCCGGAAGAAGTGCTGGCCCTGGCCAATGACGAAAGTGTGAAAGCCGCCCTCAAGGACAACACGGAACAGGCCGTTCAGCGCGGCGTGTTCGGTGCGCCCAGTATGTTTGTAGGCAACCAGCTGTTCTTCGGTCAGGACCGTCTGGATTTTGTGCGCGAAGCCCTCAGCTAA
- a CDS encoding aldehyde dehydrogenase family protein, whose amino-acid sequence MHQIHQIYINGQFVTPHGEELFDLFNPANAQRIGQVRLADERDAMNAVSAAKQAFTEFSRTTKAVRVDYLKRMHAAIVCVEAELTEAIIEEYGAPVSRASWMAKHAASVLLDAATVLEDYDFTQHLGIAEVTMQPIGVAALITPWNSNAGFICGKLAAALAAGCTAVIKPSEMSATQTSIVTRALHEVGLPPGVFNIVTGRGETVGAVLSTHPDIAKVSFTGSTAVGKQILRAGAETLKRITLELGGKSPVLILEDADLKTAIPMALHAGFMNSGQACIAGTRMLVPAQRLAEVEALVTEQVAGIRAGDPNDPATRIGPMVSVKQWQRVQRYIQIGIEEGAYLLAGGPGLPDGIDAGWFIRPTVFSRVTNQMTIAREEIFGPVLSIIPYDDEEQALTIANDTPYGLQAYILSSDLQRAHALASRIDAGRVLINTLAHEPRAPFGGFKQSGIGREYGTFGLEAFLEPKSVLS is encoded by the coding sequence ATGCATCAGATCCACCAGATCTATATCAATGGCCAATTTGTAACGCCTCACGGTGAGGAGCTTTTTGACCTGTTCAACCCCGCCAATGCCCAACGCATTGGTCAGGTTCGCCTGGCAGACGAACGCGACGCTATGAATGCCGTCAGCGCGGCAAAGCAGGCGTTCACCGAGTTTTCGCGCACCACAAAAGCCGTGCGTGTCGACTATCTCAAGCGTATGCACGCCGCCATTGTTTGCGTAGAAGCAGAGCTGACCGAGGCAATCATCGAGGAATATGGCGCCCCGGTATCCCGTGCATCTTGGATGGCCAAGCATGCCGCCAGCGTCTTGCTTGACGCCGCGACCGTGCTGGAGGACTACGATTTCACTCAGCACCTGGGTATCGCAGAGGTGACGATGCAGCCCATCGGTGTGGCCGCACTGATAACGCCCTGGAACAGCAACGCCGGCTTCATCTGCGGCAAACTCGCTGCTGCATTGGCCGCTGGCTGCACTGCCGTGATCAAACCGAGTGAAATGAGCGCCACCCAGACCTCAATCGTTACACGCGCCCTTCATGAGGTGGGCCTGCCGCCTGGAGTGTTCAACATTGTTACCGGCCGTGGTGAAACCGTCGGTGCTGTATTGAGTACACATCCGGATATAGCCAAAGTCTCATTCACCGGCTCTACCGCTGTAGGCAAACAGATCCTGCGCGCAGGCGCTGAAACGCTGAAGCGCATCACGCTGGAATTAGGCGGGAAGTCGCCGGTATTGATCCTCGAAGATGCGGACCTGAAAACGGCTATACCGATGGCGCTTCACGCCGGGTTCATGAACAGCGGCCAGGCGTGCATTGCCGGCACCCGCATGCTTGTGCCCGCCCAACGCTTGGCTGAAGTAGAAGCGCTGGTAACCGAGCAGGTCGCCGGTATCCGGGCCGGCGACCCTAATGATCCTGCCACCCGCATCGGTCCTATGGTCAGCGTCAAGCAGTGGCAGCGGGTGCAGCGATACATTCAGATCGGCATTGAGGAGGGCGCTTACTTATTGGCGGGTGGCCCCGGCTTGCCTGATGGCATCGACGCCGGCTGGTTCATCAGGCCCACCGTCTTCAGTCGCGTTACCAACCAGATGACCATCGCTCGTGAGGAGATCTTCGGGCCTGTTCTGTCGATCATCCCCTACGATGACGAGGAGCAAGCGCTGACAATCGCCAACGATACGCCCTACGGCCTCCAGGCTTACATTCTGTCCTCAGACCTGCAAAGGGCGCACGCACTGGCCTCCCGTATCGACGCCGGTCGCGTGTTGATCAATACCCTGGCCCACGAGCCGCGTGCACCCTTTGGCGGCTTCAAACAATCAGGCATAGGTCGCGAGTACGGCACCTTCGGATTGGAGGCCTTTCTGGAGCCTAAATCCGTGCTCTCCTGA
- a CDS encoding zinc-dependent alcohol dehydrogenase family protein: MHALIVDAVDAPLRLTRMPRPVAGAGQVLVRIKASGLNPLDAKIRAGQAAHARQPLPAVIGMDLAGIVEAVGPAVRDWRVGDEVYALATGIGGVQGSLAEYAVVDARLLAKKPQALSMREAAVLPLVLITAWEGLVDRAHVGLGHKVLIQGGAGGVGHVAVQLAVACGADVYATGSARHRATIEGLGATFIDYQHHRVEDYVTQHTAGEGFDIVYDTVGGETLDASFLAAKAYHGHVVSCLGWGQHSLAPLSFRGATYSGVFTLLPLLTGKGREHHGQILADAARLIDAGKLRPIMDPHQFDLQTANAAYDLLASGAQGRLAIAIS, encoded by the coding sequence ATGCACGCTTTGATTGTGGACGCTGTAGACGCGCCGCTGCGTTTGACCAGGATGCCCAGACCCGTGGCGGGTGCCGGGCAGGTGCTGGTCAGGATCAAGGCCAGTGGCCTTAACCCGCTGGACGCGAAAATTCGCGCAGGCCAGGCCGCGCATGCCCGTCAGCCCTTGCCGGCCGTCATCGGCATGGACCTTGCCGGAATTGTCGAGGCGGTTGGCCCCGCGGTGCGGGATTGGCGCGTGGGCGATGAGGTGTATGCGCTTGCGACGGGTATCGGTGGCGTGCAGGGTTCTTTGGCGGAATACGCGGTGGTCGATGCACGCCTGCTGGCAAAAAAACCTCAGGCCCTGAGCATGCGTGAAGCGGCGGTATTGCCGCTGGTGCTGATCACTGCATGGGAAGGGTTGGTGGACCGTGCGCACGTAGGCTTGGGCCACAAGGTGTTGATCCAGGGGGGCGCCGGGGGTGTAGGGCATGTCGCGGTGCAGTTGGCGGTTGCCTGCGGCGCCGATGTGTATGCGACCGGGTCCGCCAGGCACCGGGCGACGATAGAGGGCTTGGGCGCCACCTTTATCGACTATCAGCACCACAGGGTCGAAGACTACGTAACGCAGCATACGGCGGGTGAAGGGTTTGACATTGTGTATGACACCGTCGGTGGCGAGACGCTGGATGCCTCCTTTCTAGCCGCCAAGGCGTATCACGGCCACGTGGTCAGTTGCCTGGGCTGGGGGCAGCATAGCCTGGCGCCGCTATCGTTTCGCGGGGCGACGTATTCCGGTGTCTTTACTTTATTGCCGTTGTTGACGGGCAAAGGGCGTGAGCACCACGGACAGATACTGGCTGACGCGGCCAGGTTGATCGATGCGGGCAAGCTCAGGCCGATCATGGACCCGCATCAATTCGACCTGCAGACGGCAAACGCCGCCTACGATTTGCTCGCAAGCGGCGCTCAGGGGCGATTGGCGATAGCGATTAGCTGA
- a CDS encoding aminopeptidase P family protein codes for MSTQPLTHGTVPQRLAHTRELMRREGIHALLVPSADPHLSEYLPGYWQGRQWLSGFHGSVGTLIVTADFAGVWADSRYWEQATKELKGSGIELVKLQPGQPGPLEWLAEQTPEGGVVAVDGAVMAVASARTLGGKLAERGARLRTDIDLLNEVWQDRPALPNQPIYQHLPPQATVSRGEKLAALRASLKEKGADWHFIATLDDIAWLFNLRGGDVSFNPVFVSFALINQQQAILFVALSKVDAELRAVLEQEGVTLRDYSEVADALRAVPSGASLHVDPARVTAGLLENLDAGVKLVEGLNPTTLAKSRKSLADAEHIRQAMEQDGAALCEFFAWLDSALGRERITELTIDEHLTAARTRRPGYVSLSFNTIAAFNANGAMPHYHATEEEHALIEGDGLLLIDSGGQYLGGTTDITRMVPIGTPSEEQKRDCTRVLKGVIALSRAQFPKGILSPLLDAIARAPIWAEGVDYGHGTGHGVGYFLNVHEGPQVIAYQAATAPQTAMQPGMITSIEPGTYRPGRWGVRIENLVLNREAGKTEFGEFLKFETLTLCPIDTRCLAPSLLTADEREWFNAYHAQVRERLSPLLGGAALEWLQVRTAAI; via the coding sequence ATGAGTACGCAGCCTTTGACCCATGGAACGGTTCCCCAGCGCCTGGCGCACACCCGTGAACTGATGCGCCGCGAGGGCATCCACGCCCTGTTGGTACCGTCGGCCGACCCGCACTTGTCCGAGTACTTGCCGGGTTACTGGCAGGGGCGGCAATGGCTGTCGGGGTTTCATGGTTCGGTGGGCACGCTGATTGTCACCGCAGATTTCGCCGGTGTCTGGGCCGATAGCCGTTACTGGGAACAGGCGACCAAGGAACTCAAGGGCAGCGGTATCGAGCTGGTGAAGTTGCAGCCCGGCCAACCCGGCCCGCTGGAATGGCTGGCTGAGCAAACCCCCGAAGGCGGTGTGGTGGCGGTGGATGGCGCGGTCATGGCCGTGGCCTCGGCGCGTACCCTGGGCGGCAAGCTGGCAGAGCGCGGCGCGCGTCTGCGTACCGATATCGATTTGCTCAATGAAGTCTGGCAAGACCGCCCGGCCTTGCCGAACCAGCCGATCTATCAACACCTGCCGCCGCAGGCGACAGTCAGCCGTGGCGAGAAGCTCGCTGCGCTGCGAGCCAGCCTGAAAGAGAAGGGGGCCGACTGGCACTTTATCGCCACCCTGGATGACATCGCCTGGCTGTTTAACCTGCGTGGCGGCGATGTGTCGTTCAACCCGGTGTTTGTGTCGTTTGCCTTGATCAATCAGCAGCAGGCCATCTTGTTTGTGGCGCTGAGCAAGGTCGATGCCGAGTTACGCGCGGTGCTGGAGCAAGAGGGTGTGACCCTGCGCGACTACAGCGAAGTGGCGGATGCGCTGCGGGCTGTGCCGTCGGGCGCGAGCTTGCACGTTGACCCGGCGCGGGTCACGGCCGGTTTGCTGGAAAACCTCGATGCCGGCGTCAAGCTGGTCGAAGGGCTGAACCCGACCACGCTGGCCAAGTCGCGCAAGAGCCTGGCGGACGCCGAGCATATCCGCCAAGCCATGGAGCAGGACGGCGCGGCGTTGTGCGAATTCTTCGCCTGGCTGGACAGCGCGCTGGGCCGTGAGCGCATTACCGAATTGACTATTGATGAACACCTGACGGCGGCGCGTACCCGTCGTCCAGGTTATGTGTCGTTGAGTTTCAACACCATCGCGGCCTTCAACGCCAATGGCGCGATGCCGCACTACCACGCCACTGAAGAAGAACACGCGCTGATCGAAGGCGATGGCTTGCTGCTGATCGATTCGGGCGGCCAGTACCTGGGCGGCACCACGGACATCACGCGGATGGTGCCGATCGGCACGCCGAGCGAAGAGCAGAAGCGTGACTGCACACGGGTGCTCAAGGGCGTGATTGCCTTGTCGCGTGCGCAGTTTCCCAAGGGCATTCTGTCGCCGCTGCTGGACGCCATTGCGCGTGCGCCGATCTGGGCCGAAGGCGTGGACTACGGCCATGGCACGGGTCACGGTGTAGGCTATTTCCTGAATGTGCATGAGGGCCCGCAAGTGATTGCCTACCAGGCCGCCACTGCGCCGCAAACGGCGATGCAGCCGGGGATGATCACCTCGATTGAGCCGGGCACTTATCGCCCGGGCCGTTGGGGCGTGCGCATCGAGAACCTGGTGTTGAACCGTGAAGCGGGCAAGACCGAGTTCGGTGAGTTTCTCAAGTTCGAAACCCTGACCCTGTGCCCGATCGACACCCGTTGCCTGGCGCCGTCGCTGCTGACGGCGGACGAGCGCGAGTGGTTCAACGCTTACCACGCCCAGGTGCGCGAGCGGCTCAGCCCGCTGCTCGGCGGCGCTGCGCTGGAATGGTTGCAGGTGCGTACAGCGGCTATTTGA
- a CDS encoding LysR family transcriptional regulator, which produces MNTSGLNELEAVLAVARHRSFRAAATELNVSTSALSHSIAALEARMGVRLFNRTTRSVSLSEIGAEFVSTITPALSTIRVALEQAGNSQSAPSGTLRLNTSAGAAKQVMPLLLEYMRRYPQMKLDIVTEGRLVDIVAQGFDAGIRLGDSVPQDMIAVDISPPQRFAVLGSPAYFASHPTPLSPLDLSAHECIRSRMPSGSIYRWEFERHGESIAVDVNGALTLDNPTLMLQAARAGMGLTYLTEWNAAADLATGALIRVLEEWTPTFDSLRLYYPGRRHVPAGLRALIELIKEQGF; this is translated from the coding sequence ATGAACACCTCAGGATTGAACGAATTGGAGGCGGTGCTGGCAGTCGCCCGACATCGCAGCTTTCGCGCAGCGGCGACGGAACTGAATGTCTCGACATCAGCGCTGAGCCATTCAATCGCTGCACTTGAGGCACGGATGGGCGTTCGCTTGTTCAACCGTACGACACGCAGCGTGTCACTGTCGGAAATCGGTGCGGAGTTTGTCAGCACCATTACGCCAGCCCTTTCGACTATTCGCGTGGCGCTTGAACAAGCGGGAAATAGCCAGTCGGCACCGAGTGGCACCTTGCGGCTTAATACCTCAGCAGGCGCCGCCAAGCAGGTGATGCCGTTATTGCTGGAGTACATGCGGCGCTATCCGCAGATGAAGCTGGATATCGTCACTGAAGGTCGACTGGTCGACATTGTGGCTCAAGGGTTCGATGCAGGTATCCGTCTTGGCGACAGCGTCCCACAAGACATGATCGCCGTCGATATCAGCCCACCTCAGCGATTTGCCGTACTGGGCAGCCCAGCCTATTTTGCCAGCCACCCTACCCCTTTAAGCCCGCTGGACCTGAGCGCCCATGAATGCATTCGCAGCCGCATGCCGAGCGGCTCGATCTATCGCTGGGAGTTTGAGCGTCACGGCGAGTCCATTGCCGTAGATGTAAACGGTGCGTTGACGCTGGACAATCCGACATTAATGCTTCAAGCAGCCAGAGCGGGGATGGGATTGACCTATTTGACAGAGTGGAATGCTGCTGCAGACCTGGCTACGGGGGCGCTGATACGCGTGCTTGAAGAGTGGACACCAACGTTCGACTCGTTGCGTCTCTACTACCCTGGAAGGCGGCATGTACCGGCCGGCTTGAGGGCGCTGATTGAGCTGATCAAGGAGCAAGGGTTCTGA
- the rhtA gene encoding threonine/homoserine exporter RhtA, translated as MTTPPRSLASALFPVGLLLIAMASIQSGASLAKSMFPIVGAQGTTTLRLIFASVIMLLLLRPWRAKLTAKSLRTVVIYGMALGGMNFLFYMSLRTVPLGIAVALEFTGPLAVAIYASRRAVDFLWIGLAIAGLLLLIPIGEASSGIDLTGAAYALGAGICWALYILFGQKAGNDNGVQTAALGVMIAALFVAPIGIVHAGAALLTPALIPVALAVAILSTALPYTLEMVALTRLPARTFGTLMSIEPAFGALSGLFFLQEHLSLAQWLAITCIILASVGATLTMRNESKPLVPAD; from the coding sequence ATGACCACTCCACCCCGCAGCCTGGCATCGGCGTTGTTCCCGGTCGGCCTGCTATTAATAGCCATGGCGTCCATCCAGTCCGGCGCCTCGCTGGCCAAAAGCATGTTTCCCATTGTCGGCGCCCAGGGCACCACGACCCTGCGCCTGATATTTGCCAGTGTGATCATGCTGCTTCTGCTACGCCCATGGCGCGCCAAGCTCACAGCCAAGTCCCTGCGTACCGTTGTCATTTATGGCATGGCACTGGGTGGCATGAATTTCCTCTTCTATATGTCCTTGCGCACAGTGCCTCTGGGGATCGCAGTAGCGCTGGAATTCACAGGCCCGCTCGCCGTTGCGATCTACGCTTCGCGCCGGGCGGTGGACTTTCTATGGATAGGCCTCGCGATCGCCGGGCTTCTACTGCTCATACCCATAGGCGAAGCCAGCAGCGGTATCGATCTGACGGGGGCAGCCTATGCCCTTGGCGCAGGTATCTGCTGGGCGCTCTATATTCTATTTGGCCAAAAGGCCGGCAACGACAATGGTGTCCAGACCGCAGCACTCGGCGTAATGATTGCTGCGTTGTTCGTCGCGCCCATTGGCATTGTCCACGCAGGCGCCGCGCTGCTGACGCCTGCACTGATCCCCGTCGCCCTGGCTGTCGCCATCTTGTCCACGGCGCTGCCCTATACCTTGGAAATGGTCGCACTCACTCGCCTTCCTGCCCGCACCTTTGGCACCCTGATGAGCATCGAGCCAGCATTCGGCGCGCTTTCCGGGCTGTTCTTCCTGCAAGAGCACTTATCGCTGGCACAGTGGCTGGCCATCACCTGCATTATCCTGGCCTCCGTAGGCGCTACGCTGACGATGCGCAATGAATCCAAACCGCTGGTGCCGGCCGATTGA
- the mrdA gene encoding penicillin-binding protein 2, with translation MPEPIPIKDHEKENRLVNKRLLACALLVIGITCALVGRMYFLQVVQYDYHSTISENNRVHVLPITPTRGLIYDRNGVVLADNRPSYNLTITRERTTDLKGELDAIVNLLHLPAEDRAVFDKALKQARHPFVPVTLFYELTEEQIAVLAVNEFRLPGVDVEPQFVRHYPLGAHFAHSIGYVGRINEKESKALDSVEYRGTQSIGKTGIERFYESELHGHVGYEEVETNAQGRVLRVLKHTDPIPGKNIVLSLDVKLQEAAEEALGDRRGSVVALDPQTGEVLAMVSKPSFDPNLFVTGISFKEYAALHDSIDRPLFNRVLRGLYAPGSTIKPEVAIAGLDSGVVTAQTRVFDPGYYQLPDFDHKYRNWNHSGDGWVDMDAAIMRSNDTYFYDLAHKLGIDRLHDYLAEFGLGQKVSLDMFEESAGLMPSQAWKRATRRQPWFPGETVILGIGQGYMQVTPLQLAQATALIANKGVWNRPHLAKTINGVPPVDENPMPNVVLKDPRDWEQVNHGMQLVMHDPRGIARAAAVGAQYRIAGKSGTAQVVAIKQGERYNRNKTLERHRDNALFVGFAPAEHPKIVISVMIENGEAGGRVAGPVVRQIMDAWLLDQEGHLKPQYATPAKAPGDPHV, from the coding sequence ATGCCTGAACCGATACCGATCAAGGATCACGAAAAAGAAAACCGTCTGGTCAACAAGCGCCTGCTTGCCTGTGCGTTATTGGTCATCGGCATCACCTGCGCCCTGGTGGGCCGCATGTATTTCCTGCAAGTGGTGCAGTACGACTACCACTCCACTATTTCCGAAAACAACCGGGTCCATGTGCTGCCGATTACGCCCACGCGCGGGTTGATCTATGACCGCAACGGCGTGGTTTTGGCCGACAACCGTCCCAGCTACAACCTGACGATTACCCGTGAACGCACAACCGACCTCAAGGGTGAGCTGGATGCCATCGTCAACCTGCTGCACCTGCCCGCCGAAGACCGTGCGGTGTTCGACAAGGCGCTGAAGCAGGCTCGTCATCCTTTTGTGCCCGTGACGCTGTTTTACGAATTGACTGAAGAACAGATCGCCGTACTGGCCGTTAACGAATTCCGTTTGCCTGGCGTGGATGTCGAGCCGCAATTTGTCCGTCATTACCCGCTGGGCGCGCATTTTGCTCACTCGATTGGTTACGTGGGCCGAATCAATGAAAAAGAATCCAAGGCCCTTGATTCGGTGGAGTACCGAGGTACGCAGTCCATCGGCAAGACCGGTATCGAGCGGTTCTACGAGTCCGAATTGCACGGCCATGTCGGCTATGAAGAGGTCGAGACCAATGCGCAGGGCCGCGTACTGCGCGTGCTCAAGCACACCGACCCGATCCCCGGCAAAAACATCGTTCTGAGCCTCGACGTCAAACTTCAGGAAGCGGCGGAAGAAGCCTTGGGCGATCGCCGTGGTTCGGTTGTCGCCCTCGATCCGCAAACGGGCGAAGTACTGGCGATGGTCAGTAAGCCGAGCTTTGACCCTAATCTGTTCGTGACCGGCATCAGCTTCAAGGAGTATGCGGCGCTGCACGACTCCATTGATCGGCCGCTGTTCAACCGTGTGCTGCGCGGGCTTTATGCGCCCGGTTCGACCATCAAACCGGAAGTGGCCATCGCCGGTCTCGACAGTGGCGTGGTTACCGCACAAACCCGCGTGTTCGACCCTGGTTACTACCAGTTGCCCGACTTTGACCACAAATACCGCAACTGGAACCACAGCGGCGACGGCTGGGTGGACATGGACGCGGCGATCATGCGCTCTAACGACACCTACTTTTACGACCTTGCCCACAAGCTGGGCATCGACCGTCTGCACGATTATTTGGCCGAATTCGGGCTGGGACAGAAAGTCTCTCTCGACATGTTCGAAGAGTCAGCCGGCCTGATGCCTTCCCAGGCCTGGAAACGTGCGACACGACGCCAGCCGTGGTTCCCGGGTGAAACGGTGATTCTCGGCATCGGCCAGGGCTACATGCAAGTCACGCCATTGCAGCTGGCCCAGGCCACTGCCTTGATTGCCAACAAAGGCGTATGGAACCGGCCGCATCTGGCCAAGACCATCAATGGCGTGCCGCCGGTGGATGAGAACCCGATGCCCAACGTGGTCCTCAAGGACCCGCGTGATTGGGAACAGGTCAACCATGGCATGCAACTGGTGATGCACGACCCGCGCGGTATCGCCCGGGCTGCGGCAGTCGGCGCCCAGTATCGCATTGCCGGCAAGAGTGGTACCGCGCAAGTGGTCGCGATTAAACAGGGCGAGCGTTACAACCGCAACAAGACCCTGGAACGCCATCGCGATAACGCTTTGTTTGTCGGCTTCGCGCCGGCCGAACACCCGAAAATCGTGATCTCGGTAATGATCGAAAACGGTGAAGCCGGCGGCCGTGTGGCGGGCCCTGTGGTGCGTCAAATCATGGATGCCTGGCTGCTCGACCAGGAAGGCCACCTCAAGCCGCAATACGCGACGCCGGCCAAAGCCCCGGGTGACCCGCACGTCTGA